In Ensifer sp. PDNC004, the sequence CAGAACACCACGCATCAGGGCGAAAAGATCGCCGCCCAGCAGCGGGCGGGAGATGAAGCAACCAGCAGCGAGACCCAAGCGCATGAATGAAAGATCCGTCCGCCACGCCACCTTCGTCATTCGCCGCAGCTACGCCGCGACCCCGGCGACCGTTTTCCATGCCTTTGCCGATGCTGCCACAAAACGACGCTGGTTCGTTGAAGGCGAGGGGTGGACGGTCGAAGAATTCACCGCGTCTTTCGAGGTCGGCGGCCGCGAGCACAGCCGCTTCCGATTCGGAAACGGCCCGGTCTTGCGCAACGACACGATCTATCTCGAGATCGTTGCGAATGAGCGCATCGTCTTTTCCTACACGATGACCGTTGCGGCACGGCGGATTTCGGCGTCTCTCGGCACTCTCGAATTTGCCGCTGAAGGCGAGGGAACACGCCTCAACTACACCGAGCAGGCCGCCTTCCTCGATCGTCTCGACGAGCCGGGCGAACGCGAAGTCGGGTTTCGCGAATTGTTTCAGGCGCTTGCCGCCGCGGTCGAACGCGCGCCGCTCGACGCTTGAGGGACGAAGCAAGCGTCACCGCTGAAGCCTTGGTCGCCAGACGAGGTGAAAGGCATCCAAAGATGAACAATTTTTAATTGTTTTTCAGGGTGTTGCGCCATTGAAGCGGCCACATTTGGGCCCAGCTTCCGATGGTCGGCACCAGCTGTTGCCGCGTGCCGACAGCAAGGTCTGCGGAGGCGCGCTGATGGTCAGCCGATCAAGTCTCACGTGTCGTATTGCCGTCGTTCTTCTCTCGATCGCCGCGATCGGGTTCATGGTGGCGCGCAAGCCCGTGCCGACCGAGGCGAAACTGCCGGCCAATGCGGCCGCCAGCGCCAGGCGCGGCGGCGCCGTATCCGTGCAGACGGCGACGGTGACGCTCAAAGACGTCCCCGTTGTCGTCCATGCCCTGGGCAATGTGCAGGCGCCCGACACCGTCGAAGTAGGCGCGCGCATTGCGAGCCAGATCACGGCCATCCACGTCAAGGACGGGCAGATGGTCAAGGCGGGCGATCTGCTGTTCACGCTCGACGACCGTACGATAAAGGCCGGGCTCGCCCGCGACCAGGCGATCGTCGCCAAGGATGCCGCACAGCTTGCGGACGCCAACACGGAACTCGAGCGCGCCAAGACCTTGCTTGACGACAAGACCGGCACACAGCAAAGCTATGACACCGCTCTCTCGCTGCAGCAGGCGGCGCAGGGGAACCTGGATGCTGACCGCGCGACCGTCGATGCCGATCAGGTCGCGCAGAGCCTGACAGAGATCACCGCGCCGATCGGTGGACGCCTGGGTGCCGTGCAGGTCGCGCTTGGCGATCTTGTCGGCCAATCGGGCGCGACATCGAACAATCTCGTGACGATTACGGCGATCGACCCGATCGACGTTACGTTCCGCCTGCCGGAAGAGCGTCTGCAGGCGTTCAAGGATCTGATTGATCGCGGCACGCCCCCGCCTGTTCGCGCGCGGTCAAGCGGCACGCAAACGGTCATCGGCCAAGGCATGCTCGATTTCATCGATTCCGCCGTCGATACCTCCTCCGGCACCATCGCCATGCGCGCGACCTTCCCCAATGCCGCGCAGAAGCTCTGGCCGGGCCAGTTCGTGGATGTCGACATCGACCAGGCACAACTGCATCAGGCGCCTGTTGTCCCGAGCGTTGCGGTCCAGCCGGGACAGGATGGCCCGTTCGTCTTTCAGGTGAAGGACGACAACACGGTCGAAACCCGCGGCGTGTCCGTTCTGGCTGACGATGGCAAGGAGGCTGCGATCGGCACGGGCCTTGCCGCCGGTGACCGGGTCGTCGTCGAAGGGCAGGCGCGGCTGAAGCCGGGAGATGTCGTTGTCGCTGCCAACGCGGCCGGTCAGGCCGCGACGGATTAAGTATTGTCCATCATTCGGGAGTGCGTGAAATGCCGCTGTCCGAGTTCAGTATCCGTCGGCCGATCGCCACGGTCTTGCTGTCGGTCGCGCTCATCCTAGCCGGCGTTTTCAGTTATCTGGTCCTACCGATCGCCGCGCTCCCGCGAACGGATTTCCCTGTTATCAACGTTTCTGCCTCGTTGCCCGGCGCCTCGCCTGAGACCATGTCGACGTCGGTCGCCATCCCGCTGATCAAGCAGTTCGCCACCATCGCCGGGATCGACACGATCTCGACGACGAATGCACTCGGCTCGACCTCGATTTCGATCGAGTTCGTGCTCGGGCGCAACATCGATGCCGCCGCCGCCGACGTGCAGGCCGCCATCACCCGGACGCTCAGGCTGCTGCCCCAGGACATGCCGGCGCCGCCAAGCTACCGGAAGGTCAACCCGGCGGACGCGCCGGTTCTGCTCCTGGCGCTGAAGAGCAGCACCGTGCCGCTCACCGACCTCGACGCCATTGCACAACAGGTGATTTCGCCGACCCTTTCGGTCCTCGACGGGGTGGCGGAAGTGTCCATCTTCGGCAGCCAGCAATATGCCGTACGCATTCAGATGCATCCTGATGCGCTTGCCGCGCGCGGCATTTCCGTCGACCAGTTGAAGACGGCGGTTGCGGCGGCGAACGACAATTCGCCTCTCGGCACCGCGCAGACCAGCGACCGTCAGGCGGCGATCGTTGCGGACACGCAGCGCATGAATGCCGCCAGTTTCGCGGATGTCATCGTCAAGAGCGTCGACGGCAAGCCCGTGCGGCTCGGCGATGTCGCGACGGTGATCGATTCCGTTGCCAACAACCAGACGGCAAGCTGGCACGACGGTTCGCGGGCGATCATCCTGGCCATCCAGCGGCAGCCGGATGCAAATACCGTTGAGGTCGTCGACCGGGTGCAGGCCCTGCTGCCGTCGCTCCGCCAGTCGCTTCCGGCTGCTGCCGCGATCGAAACGCTTAGCGACCGGTCCATGTCGATCCGCGGGGCGGTGCACGACGTCCAGTTCACGCTGATCCTCACCGTCGGCCTGGTGATCCTCGTCATCTTCGCTTTCGTTCGCCGCCTCTGGGCGACGCTTATTCCGGCGCTTGCCGTGCCGATCTCGATCATCGCCACCTTCGCGGCGATGTATCCGCTTGGCTTTTCGATCGACAACATCTCGCTGATGGCGCTCACGCTCTCCGTTGGGCTGGTGGTGGACGACGCCATCGTCATGCTGGAAAACATCGTGCGGCACATGGAGGAGGACGGCATCGATGCCTTCTCGGCGGCGCTCATCGGTTCGCGCGAGATCGGCTTTACGATCATCGCGATCTCTTTGTCGCTCGTCGCAGTGTTCATTCCCGTGCTACTGATGGGCGGGGTGATCGGCCGTATTCTCAACGAATTTGCGATCGTCGTCACCGTTGCCATCCTCGCCTCCGCCTTCGTTTCGCTCACGCTCACGCCGATGCTGGCGGCCCGGCTTCCGGCCAGGAGAGACGGAGAAGAGAAGGCGCGCTGGCTGCGGCGGCTGGATCTCGCCTTCGAGCGAGGCTTCGAGCGGCTGTTGCGCGCCTATGAGCGGCTGCTGTCGCTTTGCATCAACGCGCGCCCGCTGGTGCTTCTGCTCTTCCTGTTGACCGTCGTGATCACGGGCTACCAGATCGCGACGATCCCGAAGGGGTTCTTCCCGCAGGAAGACATCGGCCAGTTGCAGGTCACGACCCAGGCGCGCCAGGACATTTCCTTCGCCGCCATGTCGAAGCTCCAGTCCAATGTGGAGGCGGTCTTTGCCAGTTCGCCCTACGTGGCCCATGTCGCAAGCACGATCGGCTCGGGTGGAGCGTCGAGCGCGCTCAACTCAGGCCGGCTTTTCGTCGAGCTGAAGCCGAAGAGCGAGCGTCCGCCACTTGAAACCGTGCTTGCGGATCTGCGCCGCAAGCTGGCGGCGATCCCCGGCATCCAGGCCTTCATGTCGCCGGTCCAGAACCTCTCGGTCGGATCGCGCGCGTCGGCCAGCCAGTACCAGCTGGTGCTCCAGAGCCTTGATCAGCCGCTGATGAACGAATGGGCACAGAAGCTCCATGACGCCATGAGCGCGGATCGGGCCTTCTTCACCGACGTCAACAGCGACCTCCAGATCAACGCGCCACAAACGCGCCTGGTGGTCGACCTCGACAAGGCGGCAACGCTGGGGGTCGACGCGAGCGAGCTGCGCACCACGCTCTATGGCAGTTTCGGTACCGAGCAGATCTCGACGATCTATACGGCGGGCGACAGCTACGAGGTGATCCTCGAGCTCGATCCCTCGATGCAATGGTCGGCCGACAAGTTCGACGAACTGCGTGTCGGTAGTGCCAATGGCGGCCTTGTTCCGCTCGGGGCCTTCGCCCGCGTCGAGACCGTGTCCGGGCCACTCACCATCAACCAGCTGGGCCAGCTGCCAGCGGTCACTCTTTCCTTCAACCTGCCGGCCAAGGTCGCCCTCGGTGACGCCCTTGCGGAGGTCGATCGGCTCAAGGCAGAAATCGGCATGCCGTCCGAGGTGACGACCCGGAATTACGGCACCACCCAGCTGTTTAAAGATGCTGCCGCCAACCAGGGTCTTCTGGTGTTGGCGGCGATCGTCACCATTTACCTCGTGCTCGGCATTCTCTATGAAAGCCTCATCCATCCGCTGACCGTGCTTTCGGGTTTGCCGTCAGCCATATCCGGGGCGCTGCTTGCGATCTATTTTGGCGGCTTCGACCTTTCGATCATCGCCATCGTCGGTGTGCTGATGCTGATCGGCATCGTCAAGAAGAACGCCATCATGATGATCGACGTCGCGCTGACGCTGCAGCGCGCCGGTTCGCCGGCAGCTGACGCCATCCACAAAGCCTGCGTGATGCGCTTTCGCCCGATCATGATGACGTCTTTTGCCGCCATCATGAGCACGCTGCCGATTGCGATCGGCAGCGGCGCCAGCGCGGAACTGCGCCAGCCGCTCGGCGTCGCCGTCGTCGGCGGCCTGTTGGTGTCACAGCTGGTGACCCTCTTCGTGACGCCGGTCATCTATCTCTACATGGACGATTTCATGCGGGTCGTTTCCCGCCTGTTTCGCCACGGGCTGCAGATCGCCAGGGGCGAACGGCGGACTGCGGTCGACGATCAGCCGAGGCAAAGCTAGGGCTACCCTTTCTGCGGTGATGCGCCTGTCAGGCGGATGAGGCGGATGTGAAGACCGCAAGCTGCGCATCGAAGGCGCTCTTGTAGGCCGGCCGCGCCTTGCCGCGCGCGACGTAGGCGGAAAGGTTGGGATACTCGTCGAGCAAGCCTGAACTTTCCAACCTGCGGAGCACCGTCACCATCAGCAGGTCGCCGGCACTGAAGGCGCCGTCGAGCCAGTCGGTCTCGGCAAGCCGCCGCGACAATTGGGCCAGTCGGACGCGGATGCGATCTTCGAGCATCAGCAGGCGCTCCTGATACCAGTCCTTGTCGCGCTCCACGTAGGT encodes:
- a CDS encoding SRPBCC family protein, with the translated sequence MNERSVRHATFVIRRSYAATPATVFHAFADAATKRRWFVEGEGWTVEEFTASFEVGGREHSRFRFGNGPVLRNDTIYLEIVANERIVFSYTMTVAARRISASLGTLEFAAEGEGTRLNYTEQAAFLDRLDEPGEREVGFRELFQALAAAVERAPLDA
- a CDS encoding efflux RND transporter periplasmic adaptor subunit, whose product is MVSRSSLTCRIAVVLLSIAAIGFMVARKPVPTEAKLPANAAASARRGGAVSVQTATVTLKDVPVVVHALGNVQAPDTVEVGARIASQITAIHVKDGQMVKAGDLLFTLDDRTIKAGLARDQAIVAKDAAQLADANTELERAKTLLDDKTGTQQSYDTALSLQQAAQGNLDADRATVDADQVAQSLTEITAPIGGRLGAVQVALGDLVGQSGATSNNLVTITAIDPIDVTFRLPEERLQAFKDLIDRGTPPPVRARSSGTQTVIGQGMLDFIDSAVDTSSGTIAMRATFPNAAQKLWPGQFVDVDIDQAQLHQAPVVPSVAVQPGQDGPFVFQVKDDNTVETRGVSVLADDGKEAAIGTGLAAGDRVVVEGQARLKPGDVVVAANAAGQAATD
- a CDS encoding efflux RND transporter permease subunit, translated to MPLSEFSIRRPIATVLLSVALILAGVFSYLVLPIAALPRTDFPVINVSASLPGASPETMSTSVAIPLIKQFATIAGIDTISTTNALGSTSISIEFVLGRNIDAAAADVQAAITRTLRLLPQDMPAPPSYRKVNPADAPVLLLALKSSTVPLTDLDAIAQQVISPTLSVLDGVAEVSIFGSQQYAVRIQMHPDALAARGISVDQLKTAVAAANDNSPLGTAQTSDRQAAIVADTQRMNAASFADVIVKSVDGKPVRLGDVATVIDSVANNQTASWHDGSRAIILAIQRQPDANTVEVVDRVQALLPSLRQSLPAAAAIETLSDRSMSIRGAVHDVQFTLILTVGLVILVIFAFVRRLWATLIPALAVPISIIATFAAMYPLGFSIDNISLMALTLSVGLVVDDAIVMLENIVRHMEEDGIDAFSAALIGSREIGFTIIAISLSLVAVFIPVLLMGGVIGRILNEFAIVVTVAILASAFVSLTLTPMLAARLPARRDGEEKARWLRRLDLAFERGFERLLRAYERLLSLCINARPLVLLLFLLTVVITGYQIATIPKGFFPQEDIGQLQVTTQARQDISFAAMSKLQSNVEAVFASSPYVAHVASTIGSGGASSALNSGRLFVELKPKSERPPLETVLADLRRKLAAIPGIQAFMSPVQNLSVGSRASASQYQLVLQSLDQPLMNEWAQKLHDAMSADRAFFTDVNSDLQINAPQTRLVVDLDKAATLGVDASELRTTLYGSFGTEQISTIYTAGDSYEVILELDPSMQWSADKFDELRVGSANGGLVPLGAFARVETVSGPLTINQLGQLPAVTLSFNLPAKVALGDALAEVDRLKAEIGMPSEVTTRNYGTTQLFKDAAANQGLLVLAAIVTIYLVLGILYESLIHPLTVLSGLPSAISGALLAIYFGGFDLSIIAIVGVLMLIGIVKKNAIMMIDVALTLQRAGSPAADAIHKACVMRFRPIMMTSFAAIMSTLPIAIGSGASAELRQPLGVAVVGGLLVSQLVTLFVTPVIYLYMDDFMRVVSRLFRHGLQIARGERRTAVDDQPRQS